Proteins encoded in a region of the Neodiprion lecontei isolate iyNeoLeco1 chromosome 5, iyNeoLeco1.1, whole genome shotgun sequence genome:
- the LOC107224947 gene encoding mannose-6-phosphate isomerase: MELKCSVQSYEWGKRGIESTVANLVKAANPDFSLDESKPYAELWMGTHPNGPSYLKEGNKLLAEYIEEHNHMLGNGVKETFGPQLPFLLKVLSINKALSIQAHPNKEDAERLHKLNPGVYKDPNHKPELAIALTPFEALCGFRPISEIKQFFKVVPEFRAVVGEDKILELVNSDEVGLHAALKNCFKNIMTCDPGFVALQLKKLLNRLSHLDESGRQALNGSLLEKLHSEFPGDVGCFGVYLFNWVTLQPGEALFLGPNEPHAYLSGDCIECMACSDNVVRAGLTPKPKDVNTLVDMLTYNCEPASAKRFQPSREDECTEIFRPPVPDFAVAKITIPPGRAVYNLIPRSTGSILIIVNGKAEIGPSIVLTRGSAIFIPANEKITIKVLCGCHPMLMFQAMVNL; this comes from the exons ATGGAATTAAAATGTTCAGTCCAGTCATACGAGTGGGGGAAACGTGGTATCGAAAGTACTGTAGCAAATTTGGTCAAGGCAGCAAATCCAGATTTTTCTTTAGACGAGAGCAAGCCTTACGCAGAGCTTTGGATGGGCACGCATCCCAATGGACCATCATATTTGAAGGAGGGGAACAAATTATTGGCCGAATATATCGAAGAGCACAACCATATGCTGGGCAATGGTGTAAAAGAAACGTTCGGCCCTCAACTGCcatttttattaaaagttTTGTCGATTAACAAGGCTTTGTCAATCCAAGCTCATCCCAACAAG GAAGATGCTGAGAGGCTTCACAAGCTGAACCCTGGCGTTTACAAAGATCCAAATCACAAGCCAGAACTAGCGATTGCTCTTACCCCGTTTGAAGCTCTGTGCGGATTTCGTCCAATATCTGAAATCAAGCAGTTCTTTAAGGTTGTTCCAGAATTCCGTGCTGTTGTAGGAGAAGATAAAATATTGGAACTGGTTAATTCGGATGAAGTAGGTCTTCATGCAGCTCTCAAAAACtgcttcaaaaatattatgacCTGTGATCCAGGATTTGTTGCATTGCAACTCAAAAAATTACTGAACAGACTATCGCACTTAG ATGAATCAGGTAGGCAAGCCCTCAATGGCAGCTTGCTAGAGAAATTACACTCTGAGTTTCCTGGAGATGTTGGATGCTTTGGTGTTTACTTGTTTAATTGGGTAACGCTACAGCCTGGGGAAGCTTTATTTCTAGGACCTAACGAGCCTCATGCATATCTTTCGGGTG ATTGTATCGAGTGTATGGCTTGCTCAGACAATGTTGTAAGAGCAGGATTAACCCCAAAACCAAAAGATGTAAATACATTAGTAGATATGTTGACATACAACTGTGAGCCAGCATCTGCCAAAAGGTTTCAACCGTCACGGGAAGATGAGTGTACAGAAATATTCAGACCTCCAGTTCCTGATTTTGCAGTTGCAAAGATTACT ATACCACCTGGAAGAGCAGTATATAATTTAATACCAAGAAGTACAGGCAgcattttaattattgtcaATGGCAAGGCAGAGATTGGCCCCTCCATAGTTCTTACACGAGGCTCCGCGATATTCATACCAGCTAACGAGAAGATTACCATCAAAGTGCTATGCGGTTGTCATCCAATGCTCATGTTTCAAGCAATGGTAAACCTTTGA
- the LOC107224957 gene encoding putative pre-mRNA-splicing factor ATP-dependent RNA helicase PRP1 isoform X2, translating to MPTSTAAKNQVQHNPYTGLPYTPRYHEFYKKRITLPVFEYRTDFMRLLALHQCIVLVGETGSGKTTQIPQWCVEYSRSMGPKAVACTQPRRVAAMSVAQRVSEEMDVALGQEVGYSIRFEDCSSANTVLKYMTDGMLLREGMSDPMLEAYQVILLDEAHERTLATDLLMGVLKEVVKQRPDLKLVIMSATLDAGKFQQYFDNAPLMNVPGRTHPVEIFYTPEPERDYLEAAIRTVIQIHMCEEVAGDLLLFLTGQEEIEEACKRIKREMDNLGPEVGELKCIPLYSTLPPNLQQRIFEPAPPTKPNGAIGRKVVVSTNIAETSLTIDGVVFVIDPGFAKQKVYNPRIRVESLLVSPISKASAQQRAGRAGRTRPGKCFRLYTERAYKNEMQDNTYPEILRSNLGSVVLQLKKLGIDDLVHFDFMDPPAPETLMRALELLNYLAALDDDGNLTDLGAVMAEFPLDPQLAKMLIASCNHNCSNEILSITAMLSVPQCFVRPNEAKKAADDSKMRFAHIDGDHLTLLNVYHAFKQNMEDPQWCYEHFVNYRSLKSGDNVRQQLSRIMDRFSLKRTSTDFTSKDYYINIRKALVNGFFMQVAHLERTGHYLTIKDNQVVQLHPSSCLDHKPEWVIYNEFVLTTKNYIRTVTDIKPDWLLKIAPQYYDLQNFPQCEAKRQLEGIQTRLDSKQYQEGF from the exons ATGCCAACTTCAACGGCGGCCAAAAATCAAGTTCAGCATAACCCATATACCGGTCTTCCATATACGCCACGTTATCATGAATTTTATAAGAAGAGAATAACTCTTCCAGTATTCGAGTATAGAACAGACTTCATGAGGCTCTTAGCGCTGCATCAATGCATTGTCTTAGTTGGTGAAACTGGATCTGGTAAAACTACTCAGATACCGCAATGGTGTGTCGAATACTCAAGATCTATGGGTCCGAAAGCTGTGGCTTGTACTCAGCCGAGAAGAGTAGCTGCCATGTCAGTTGCCCAGAGGGTGTCAGAAGAAATGGATGTCGCTTTGG GTCAAGAGGTAGGCTACAGCATCCGTTTTGAGGACTGCAGCTCTGCAAATACTGTGCTTAAGTACATGACGGATGGTATGCTGCTTCGAGAAGGGATGTCTGACCCCATGCTCGAAGCGTATCAAGTAATCTTATTAGATGAGGCTCATGAAAGAACACTGGCGACAGATTTATTGATGGGAGTTTTAAAAGAAGTTGTGAAACAGCGTCCAGATCTGAAACTGGTTATAATGAGTGCGACTCTAGACGCAGGAAAATTTCAACAGTACTTTGATAATGCACCATTGATGAACGTTCCTGGTCGAACGCATCCTGTAGAGATATTTTACACACCAGAACCAGAAAGGGATTATTTGGAGGCTGCAATTAGAACAGTAATACAGATTCACATGTGCGAAGAAGTGGCTGGCGACCTTCTCTTATTTTTGACTGGACAGGAGGAGATCGAGGAAGCTTGTAAGAGAATCAAGAGAGAAATGGACAATCTAGGACCTGAAGTTGGAGAGCTGAAATGCATCCCTTTATATTCTACACTTCCACCGAATCTTCAGCAAAGAATATTCGAACCCGCTCCACCTACTAAACCCAACGGAGCTATTGGAAGAAAAGTTGTAGTGTCCACAAATATTGCAGAAACTTCATTGACCATTGATGGTGTTGTTTTTGTCATTGATCCAGGGTTTGCGAAGCAAAAG GTCTATAATCCGAGAATTCGCGTAGAATCTTTGTTGGTATCGCCAATCAGTAAAGCATCTGCGCAACAGCGAGCTGGTAGAGCAGGTCGAACTCGTCCAGGGAAATGTTTTCGGCTTTATACAGAAAGAGCATACAAAAATGAGATGCAGGACAACACGTATCCAGAAATTCTTCGTTCAAATCTCGGCAGTGTTGTTTTGCAATTGAAAAAGCTTGGAATTGATGATCTG GTTCATTTTGACTTCATGGATCCTCCAGCGCCTGAAACACTTATGAGAGCACTGGAGCTGCTCAACTACTTGGCGGCGCTTGATGACGACGGAAATTTAACAGACCTAGGTGCAGTTATGGCTGAATTTCCGCTCGACCCTCAGCTGGCAAAAATGTTAATAGCTTCATGTAACCATAACTGCAGTAATGAAATACTCAGCATCACCGCGATGCTTTCAG TCCCACAGTGTTTTGTGAGACCAAACGAGGCTAAGAAAGCTGCAGATGACTCAAAAATGCGGTTCGCGCATATCGATGGCGATCATCTGACTCTTCTTAATGTATATCATGCCTTTAAACAga ataTGGAAGATCCGCAATGGTGTTATGAGCATTTTGTGAACTATCGATCACTTAAGAGTGGAGATAACGTTAGACAGCAATTAAGTAGGATCATGGACAGGTTCAGTTTAAAACGTACGTCAACCGATTTCACGTCCAAAGACTATTACATAAACATCAGAAAAGCATTGGTCAACGGATTCTTCATGCAG gTTGCACATTTAGAAAGGACGGGACACTATCTTACAATAAAAGACAATCAGGTTGTGCAATTACATCCGAGCAGTTGCCTTGACCATAAACCTGAGTGGGTAATCTACAACGAATTCGTGCTTACgacaaaaaattacatcaGGACAGTAACAGACATAAAAC CCGATTGGTTACTTAAAATCGCACCCCAATACTACGATTTGCAGAACTTCCCTCAATGCGAAGCTAAAAGACAGCTTGAAGGTATTCAAACGCGACTAGATTCGAAACAGTATCAAGAAGGCTTCTAA
- the LOC107224948 gene encoding nucleoporin Nup43 — translation MSENIHGTFISEKVSKIRWKPEDFVEAKSFLTGSWDNPVNHITYWTFDTNEEDDESYPVIISSHAFLGDVTELRFISKDLFVASSSIGTVQLLQIQENPYAQFKERLSWNFLHKFPASDYASCTAISTFEQDIVTVGEDGTINLLTANQKIPVRTIEKSDSCSMHCVDFLRHSEVLTGNLLGHMKVWDLRNNQDVPSTTFILSANTKTEATSLAHHPTQRHIVVAGGGDGSLTVWDLRHNTYPVSQLNAHSSSVSEIKFHPDRPENLFSCSSSGQLWHWNNAQNTKLKLDSGDTHWLNTISTKGKVNVTSMCATLHKPINTIDVDRSTLLFGCDNEAMYVIKNIAV, via the exons AtgagtgaaaatattcacgGAACATTTATTTCCGAAAAAGTATCAAAGATCAGATGGAAACCCGAGGACTTTGTTGAAGCAAAATCGTTTTTAACTGGAAGCTGGGATAATCCG GTGAACCATATAACATATTGGACATTCGACACAAATGAAGAAGACGACGAGTCTTATCCCGTGATAATATCATCCCACGCATTTCTCGGCGACGTTACAGAATTAAGG TTTATCAGCAAGGATCTGTTCGTGGCATCATCCTCTATTGGTACTGTACAATTGTTACAAATTCAAGAAAATCCTTATGCACAATTCAAGGAACGGTTGTCATggaattttttacataaatttcc AGCATCGGATTACGCTTCATGTACGGCCATCTCAACTTTCGAGCAAGACATAGTCACAGTGGGAGAAGATGGTACGATCAACTTGTTAACAGCCAATCAGAAAATTCCGGTGAGAACAATTG aaaaatcagATAGCTGTTCCATGCACTGTGTTGATTTTCTAAGGCATAGTGAAGTTTTGACAGGAAATTTATTGGGGCACATGAAAGTATGGGATTTAAGAAACAACCAGGATGTTCCCTCTACTACTTTTATACTCTCTGCAAATACAAAG ACCGAAGCCACAAGTTTAGCACATCATCCTACACAGAGACACATTGTAGTTGCTGGTGGCGGTGACGGTAGCCTGACAGTGTGGGATTTGAGGCATAACACATATCCGGTTTCTCAATTAAATGCCCATTCCAGCTCGGTcagcgaaataaaatttcatcctGATAGACcggaaaatttgttttcgtgCTCGTCAAGTGGACAGCTATGGCACTGGAACAATGCACAGAACACTAAATTGAAATTAG ATTCAGGGGACACGCATTGGCTCAACACAATCAGTACAAAAGGAAAAGTGAATGTAACGTCAATGTGTGCAACGCTTCACAAGCCAATCAATACAATCGATGTTGACAGGTCCACATTACTCTTTGGCTGTGACAACGAAGCTATGTATGTCATTAAAAATATCGCAGTGTAA
- the LOC107224957 gene encoding putative pre-mRNA-splicing factor ATP-dependent RNA helicase PRP1 isoform X1, whose protein sequence is MSKRRIEVVDPYIKRKKDGTVANNMPTSTAAKNQVQHNPYTGLPYTPRYHEFYKKRITLPVFEYRTDFMRLLALHQCIVLVGETGSGKTTQIPQWCVEYSRSMGPKAVACTQPRRVAAMSVAQRVSEEMDVALGQEVGYSIRFEDCSSANTVLKYMTDGMLLREGMSDPMLEAYQVILLDEAHERTLATDLLMGVLKEVVKQRPDLKLVIMSATLDAGKFQQYFDNAPLMNVPGRTHPVEIFYTPEPERDYLEAAIRTVIQIHMCEEVAGDLLLFLTGQEEIEEACKRIKREMDNLGPEVGELKCIPLYSTLPPNLQQRIFEPAPPTKPNGAIGRKVVVSTNIAETSLTIDGVVFVIDPGFAKQKVYNPRIRVESLLVSPISKASAQQRAGRAGRTRPGKCFRLYTERAYKNEMQDNTYPEILRSNLGSVVLQLKKLGIDDLVHFDFMDPPAPETLMRALELLNYLAALDDDGNLTDLGAVMAEFPLDPQLAKMLIASCNHNCSNEILSITAMLSVPQCFVRPNEAKKAADDSKMRFAHIDGDHLTLLNVYHAFKQNMEDPQWCYEHFVNYRSLKSGDNVRQQLSRIMDRFSLKRTSTDFTSKDYYINIRKALVNGFFMQVAHLERTGHYLTIKDNQVVQLHPSSCLDHKPEWVIYNEFVLTTKNYIRTVTDIKPDWLLKIAPQYYDLQNFPQCEAKRQLEGIQTRLDSKQYQEGF, encoded by the exons ATGTCTAAGCGGAGGATTGAAGTGGTGGATCCATATATCAAACGAAAGAA AGATGGAACAGTCGCCAATAACATGCCAACTTCAACGGCGGCCAAAAATCAAGTTCAGCATAACCCATATACCGGTCTTCCATATACGCCACGTTATCATGAATTTTATAAGAAGAGAATAACTCTTCCAGTATTCGAGTATAGAACAGACTTCATGAGGCTCTTAGCGCTGCATCAATGCATTGTCTTAGTTGGTGAAACTGGATCTGGTAAAACTACTCAGATACCGCAATGGTGTGTCGAATACTCAAGATCTATGGGTCCGAAAGCTGTGGCTTGTACTCAGCCGAGAAGAGTAGCTGCCATGTCAGTTGCCCAGAGGGTGTCAGAAGAAATGGATGTCGCTTTGG GTCAAGAGGTAGGCTACAGCATCCGTTTTGAGGACTGCAGCTCTGCAAATACTGTGCTTAAGTACATGACGGATGGTATGCTGCTTCGAGAAGGGATGTCTGACCCCATGCTCGAAGCGTATCAAGTAATCTTATTAGATGAGGCTCATGAAAGAACACTGGCGACAGATTTATTGATGGGAGTTTTAAAAGAAGTTGTGAAACAGCGTCCAGATCTGAAACTGGTTATAATGAGTGCGACTCTAGACGCAGGAAAATTTCAACAGTACTTTGATAATGCACCATTGATGAACGTTCCTGGTCGAACGCATCCTGTAGAGATATTTTACACACCAGAACCAGAAAGGGATTATTTGGAGGCTGCAATTAGAACAGTAATACAGATTCACATGTGCGAAGAAGTGGCTGGCGACCTTCTCTTATTTTTGACTGGACAGGAGGAGATCGAGGAAGCTTGTAAGAGAATCAAGAGAGAAATGGACAATCTAGGACCTGAAGTTGGAGAGCTGAAATGCATCCCTTTATATTCTACACTTCCACCGAATCTTCAGCAAAGAATATTCGAACCCGCTCCACCTACTAAACCCAACGGAGCTATTGGAAGAAAAGTTGTAGTGTCCACAAATATTGCAGAAACTTCATTGACCATTGATGGTGTTGTTTTTGTCATTGATCCAGGGTTTGCGAAGCAAAAG GTCTATAATCCGAGAATTCGCGTAGAATCTTTGTTGGTATCGCCAATCAGTAAAGCATCTGCGCAACAGCGAGCTGGTAGAGCAGGTCGAACTCGTCCAGGGAAATGTTTTCGGCTTTATACAGAAAGAGCATACAAAAATGAGATGCAGGACAACACGTATCCAGAAATTCTTCGTTCAAATCTCGGCAGTGTTGTTTTGCAATTGAAAAAGCTTGGAATTGATGATCTG GTTCATTTTGACTTCATGGATCCTCCAGCGCCTGAAACACTTATGAGAGCACTGGAGCTGCTCAACTACTTGGCGGCGCTTGATGACGACGGAAATTTAACAGACCTAGGTGCAGTTATGGCTGAATTTCCGCTCGACCCTCAGCTGGCAAAAATGTTAATAGCTTCATGTAACCATAACTGCAGTAATGAAATACTCAGCATCACCGCGATGCTTTCAG TCCCACAGTGTTTTGTGAGACCAAACGAGGCTAAGAAAGCTGCAGATGACTCAAAAATGCGGTTCGCGCATATCGATGGCGATCATCTGACTCTTCTTAATGTATATCATGCCTTTAAACAga ataTGGAAGATCCGCAATGGTGTTATGAGCATTTTGTGAACTATCGATCACTTAAGAGTGGAGATAACGTTAGACAGCAATTAAGTAGGATCATGGACAGGTTCAGTTTAAAACGTACGTCAACCGATTTCACGTCCAAAGACTATTACATAAACATCAGAAAAGCATTGGTCAACGGATTCTTCATGCAG gTTGCACATTTAGAAAGGACGGGACACTATCTTACAATAAAAGACAATCAGGTTGTGCAATTACATCCGAGCAGTTGCCTTGACCATAAACCTGAGTGGGTAATCTACAACGAATTCGTGCTTACgacaaaaaattacatcaGGACAGTAACAGACATAAAAC CCGATTGGTTACTTAAAATCGCACCCCAATACTACGATTTGCAGAACTTCCCTCAATGCGAAGCTAAAAGACAGCTTGAAGGTATTCAAACGCGACTAGATTCGAAACAGTATCAAGAAGGCTTCTAA